A DNA window from Dehalogenimonas sp. THU2 contains the following coding sequences:
- a CDS encoding ribonuclease HII — MSATNRFPHFREESEFIRQGLELVAGVDEAGRGALAGPVVAGAVILGRQRKSGWLKDIRDSKLLPLEAREELYKAITMDALSYGAGVVSHAYIDKNGIVPATRLAMRLAVAELTPGPQALIIDFLRLPEIPLPQKGIIDGDALCVSIACASIIAKVTRDRLMRRLGERFSDYHLAGHKGYGTAEHLERLNVHGPCCIHRRTFAPVFNLRTLL, encoded by the coding sequence ATGTCTGCGACAAACCGTTTCCCTCATTTTCGTGAAGAATCCGAATTTATCCGGCAGGGGCTGGAACTTGTGGCGGGTGTGGATGAAGCCGGACGCGGCGCGCTCGCCGGGCCGGTCGTGGCCGGAGCCGTCATCCTGGGCAGGCAGCGGAAAAGCGGTTGGCTCAAGGATATCCGCGATAGCAAACTCTTGCCTCTCGAGGCCCGGGAGGAGTTATATAAGGCAATAACCATGGACGCGCTCAGCTACGGCGCCGGCGTGGTCTCCCATGCTTATATCGATAAAAACGGCATCGTACCCGCCACCAGGCTGGCCATGAGACTGGCCGTCGCCGAACTGACGCCGGGACCGCAGGCGCTGATAATCGACTTCCTGCGTCTCCCGGAAATACCGTTACCTCAGAAAGGCATCATCGACGGCGATGCCCTCTGCGTCTCCATCGCCTGCGCCTCGATCATCGCCAAGGTCACCCGCGACCGGTTGATGCGCCGGTTGGGCGAACGATTCAGTGACTATCACCTGGCCGGGCATAAAGGCTACGGCACCGCCGAACACCTCGAACGTCTGAACGTACACGGTCCCTGCTGCATCCACCGCCGCACCTTCGCGCCGGTCTTCAATCTGAGAACCCTCCTTTGA
- the tmk gene encoding dTMP kinase — protein MSLFITFEGCEGFGKSTQAGLLHERLKAAGYEVVRTQEPGGTPLGTEISRILKWSDQDAICPLAELMLFNASRAELVSRIVKPALAAGKIIVCDRYVDSTIVYQGLGRGLSLSTVRAINSIASQGLMPDLTLLLDMPVEKGQARKHMQTADRIEREGLGFHRKVHDGYLALAGEEPSRWLVVDASQTKDRIADIIWEKVKSLLDARYSAPNR, from the coding sequence ATGTCTTTATTCATCACCTTCGAGGGATGTGAGGGGTTCGGTAAGAGCACCCAGGCCGGTCTCCTTCATGAGCGGCTGAAGGCGGCCGGATATGAGGTGGTACGTACCCAGGAGCCGGGAGGCACCCCGCTGGGCACGGAAATATCCCGTATATTAAAATGGAGCGATCAGGACGCCATCTGTCCCCTGGCTGAACTCATGCTCTTCAATGCTTCCCGGGCGGAACTGGTCAGCCGGATCGTCAAGCCGGCGCTCGCCGCCGGAAAGATCATTGTTTGCGACCGTTACGTCGATTCCACCATCGTTTACCAGGGTCTCGGGCGCGGCTTATCTCTATCCACCGTGAGGGCCATCAACAGCATCGCCTCCCAGGGACTGATGCCTGACTTGACCTTGCTTTTGGACATGCCGGTGGAAAAAGGGCAGGCGCGCAAACATATGCAGACCGCCGACCGCATCGAGCGGGAAGGCCTGGGCTTTCACCGGAAAGTGCATGACGGTTATCTGGCGCTGGCCGGTGAAGAGCCGTCGCGCTGGCTGGTAGTGGACGCGTCGCAGACGAAAGACAGGATCGCGGACATCATCTGGGAGAAGGTCAAGTCCCTGCTCGATGCCCGCTACAGTGCTCCAAACCGGTAA
- a CDS encoding R3H domain-containing nucleic acid-binding protein — MANLITDDLGTLLDILPLEIRRPLNEQPDLSQLLEVIMDLGRVPEARFPQREIVLRPEEVTEADLDYVITRISVFGGDNRAGIERTLHRISAIRNRKGKIIGLTLRIGRAVLGTIKIIEDLIQTGSSVLLLGRPGVGKTTMLREVARVLADDLKKRVVIVDTSNEIAGDGDIPHPAIGRARRMQVAMPDAQHAVMIEAVENHMPEVIVIDEIGTELEAQAARTIAERGVQLVGTAHGNTLDNLMQNPTLSDLIGGIQAVTLGDEEARRRGTQKTVLERKAPPTFDIIVEIQERDRVAVHTNAAEAVDAILRGHPPETEVRSVDEAGEVKITRVEAEESRGEGRLKKTHIPAAPAPVETPRLYLFGINRTRLEEIAEEMHIKLNITERLTDAGMLVTSGNYFRRRPQRIRDAEARELPVYVLKSHTPAQFRQFLGMLSRHEPEQTGNSGGLNWALTEAEEAVSRVRSGAEGRVELSPQGAYIRRLQHLVAERNQLRSDSLGAEPRRRVNIFKE, encoded by the coding sequence TTGGCCAATTTGATCACCGATGATCTGGGCACCCTTCTCGACATCCTGCCCTTGGAGATCCGGCGTCCGCTCAACGAGCAGCCCGATCTGAGCCAATTGCTTGAGGTTATCATGGACCTGGGACGGGTGCCGGAAGCCCGTTTTCCGCAGCGTGAGATCGTATTACGCCCTGAAGAGGTCACCGAAGCCGATCTTGATTATGTGATCACCCGTATCAGCGTATTCGGCGGTGACAACCGGGCCGGCATCGAACGCACCCTTCACCGCATCTCCGCTATCCGCAACCGCAAAGGCAAGATCATCGGCCTCACCCTGCGCATAGGGCGGGCGGTGCTGGGCACGATTAAGATCATCGAGGATTTGATCCAGACTGGAAGCAGCGTGTTACTCCTGGGAAGACCCGGCGTTGGTAAGACCACCATGCTGCGTGAGGTGGCCCGGGTGCTGGCGGATGACCTGAAAAAACGGGTGGTCATCGTCGATACTTCAAACGAGATCGCCGGCGATGGCGACATTCCCCACCCCGCCATCGGCCGCGCCCGCCGCATGCAGGTGGCGATGCCCGATGCTCAGCACGCGGTGATGATCGAAGCCGTGGAAAACCATATGCCGGAAGTGATCGTCATCGACGAGATCGGCACAGAACTGGAGGCCCAGGCCGCGCGTACCATCGCCGAGCGCGGCGTGCAACTGGTCGGCACCGCTCACGGCAATACATTGGATAACCTGATGCAGAACCCGACTCTTTCCGACCTTATAGGCGGCATCCAGGCCGTCACCCTGGGCGACGAAGAGGCGCGGCGCCGCGGCACTCAGAAAACCGTCCTGGAACGCAAGGCGCCCCCGACCTTCGATATCATCGTAGAGATTCAGGAACGGGACCGGGTAGCCGTCCATACAAACGCCGCTGAGGCCGTGGACGCCATTCTCCGCGGCCATCCGCCGGAGACCGAGGTCCGCTCCGTGGATGAGGCCGGTGAGGTCAAAATCACCCGTGTCGAGGCGGAAGAATCCCGAGGAGAAGGCCGCTTAAAAAAGACACACATTCCCGCCGCCCCTGCACCCGTCGAGACACCGCGCCTGTATCTCTTCGGCATCAATCGGACCCGCCTCGAAGAGATCGCCGAAGAGATGCATATCAAGCTGAACATCACCGAGCGGCTGACCGATGCCGGCATGCTGGTGACTTCCGGTAACTACTTTCGACGCCGGCCGCAGCGTATCCGGGATGCCGAAGCCCGGGAACTTCCGGTCTATGTCCTTAAAAGCCACACCCCCGCCCAATTCCGCCAGTTCCTCGGCATGCTGAGCCGCCACGAACCGGAGCAGACCGGAAATTCCGGGGGGCTCAACTGGGCGCTTACTGAAGCCGAGGAAGCCGTCAGCAGGGTGAGGAGCGGCGCTGAGGGGCGGGTGGAACTCAGTCCCCAGGGCGCCTATATCCGCCGCCTGCAACACCTGGTGGCCGAACGCAATCAATTACGGTCCGACAGCCTGGGCGCAGAACCGCGCCGCCGGGTCAATATCTTCAAGGAGTGA
- the rsmG gene encoding 16S rRNA (guanine(527)-N(7))-methyltransferase RsmG, producing the protein MFENLPLLRRGATGLGLSLDESRYDLFETYYRELIDWNARFNLTAVTDYDGVQVTHFLDSLSLAVAGIGFDNHRVIDVGSGAGFPGLPLKIAFPGIELTLLEAIGKKAVFLSHMAGILGLDGVSVVNLRAEEAARQPEHRESYDIAVSRAVASLDTLCELTLPFCRVGGWFIAMKKGSIEDEVESARKGIALLGGCLRDVRAIEIDGLSDDRRLIVIEKISPTPESYPRRNGLPSKRPLR; encoded by the coding sequence ATGTTCGAAAATTTACCATTACTGCGCCGGGGCGCCACCGGCCTCGGACTGTCTTTGGACGAAAGTCGATACGACCTTTTCGAAACATACTACCGGGAATTGATTGACTGGAATGCGCGCTTCAACCTCACCGCCGTCACCGATTACGATGGGGTACAGGTGACCCACTTCCTGGATTCGTTGTCACTCGCCGTCGCCGGCATCGGGTTCGACAACCACCGGGTCATCGATGTCGGCAGCGGCGCCGGTTTTCCCGGCCTGCCGCTCAAGATCGCTTTCCCGGGTATCGAATTGACTCTTCTCGAAGCTATCGGGAAAAAGGCGGTGTTTTTGAGTCATATGGCCGGTATATTGGGGCTGGACGGTGTCTCCGTGGTCAATTTGCGAGCTGAAGAAGCGGCACGGCAGCCGGAACACCGGGAAAGCTACGATATCGCCGTTTCCCGCGCCGTCGCCTCATTGGATACTTTATGTGAACTTACTTTACCGTTCTGCCGTGTCGGCGGCTGGTTCATCGCCATGAAAAAGGGCTCGATAGAAGATGAAGTCGAATCAGCCCGTAAAGGTATCGCCCTGCTCGGCGGATGTCTTCGGGACGTGCGGGCCATCGAGATCGACGGGTTGTCAGATGATCGCCGGCTGATCGTGATCGAGAAAATCTCCCCTACTCCTGAAAGTTATCCGCGGCGCAACGGATTACCTTCTAAAAGACCATTGCGCTAA
- the thiC gene encoding phosphomethylpyrimidine synthase ThiC, producing the protein MTTQMQRAREGIITPQMMAVAAAEHLPVETIRAGLADGTIVIPANISHLHLNPCGIGKGLRTKVNANIGTSSDCVDIALELSKLAAAQDAGADAVMDLSTGGDLPAIRRAILAKCTAALGTVPIYEAGVVARVTRGSIIELTAEDLFDVIERHAREGVDFLTVHCGVTRSTIARLKEQGRVTDIVSRGGALLAGWMAYHDQENPLYEQYDRLLGICAEYDVTLSLGDGLRPGCLADATDRAQVEELLTLGELVDRARRAGVQVMVEGPGHVPLNRIRTNMELQKSICNDAPFYVLGPLVTDVAAGYDHITAAIGGALAAVHGADFLCYVTPAEHLSLPDVEDVKNGVIASRIAGHAADIAKGVKGAADWDRKMAEARKRLDWEAQAELSIDPELSRRRHGALRSAGSACAMCGEFCAMEMAEKYLGIKTARC; encoded by the coding sequence ATGACGACTCAAATGCAACGAGCCCGCGAGGGCATAATCACCCCCCAGATGATGGCGGTAGCCGCGGCGGAACACCTGCCGGTTGAAACCATTCGCGCCGGTCTTGCCGACGGGACGATCGTAATTCCGGCCAATATCAGCCACCTTCACCTGAACCCATGCGGTATAGGTAAAGGGCTGCGGACCAAGGTCAACGCCAACATCGGCACATCATCCGATTGTGTCGATATCGCGCTGGAACTCAGCAAATTGGCGGCGGCGCAGGACGCCGGCGCCGATGCGGTGATGGACCTGTCAACAGGTGGTGATCTGCCGGCTATCAGGCGGGCCATACTGGCAAAATGCACCGCCGCCCTGGGGACGGTGCCGATATATGAGGCCGGGGTGGTGGCGCGGGTAACCAGGGGTTCTATCATCGAACTGACCGCAGAAGACCTGTTCGATGTCATCGAACGGCATGCCCGCGAAGGCGTCGATTTTCTCACCGTGCATTGCGGCGTCACCCGGAGCACCATAGCCCGCTTGAAAGAACAGGGACGGGTGACGGATATCGTTTCCCGAGGCGGGGCGCTGCTGGCCGGCTGGATGGCCTACCATGATCAGGAAAACCCGCTGTATGAGCAGTATGACCGGTTGCTCGGTATCTGCGCCGAATACGACGTTACACTGAGCCTGGGCGACGGCTTGCGGCCCGGCTGTCTGGCCGACGCCACCGACCGGGCACAGGTCGAAGAGCTGCTCACCCTCGGCGAACTGGTGGACCGGGCGCGGCGGGCGGGCGTCCAGGTGATGGTTGAAGGACCGGGTCATGTGCCGCTCAACCGCATCCGGACCAATATGGAGTTGCAGAAATCGATTTGCAACGACGCGCCGTTTTACGTGCTGGGGCCGCTGGTGACCGATGTCGCCGCGGGCTATGACCATATCACTGCCGCTATCGGGGGAGCCCTGGCGGCTGTCCACGGGGCTGACTTCCTGTGCTACGTGACGCCCGCCGAACATCTCTCACTCCCGGATGTCGAGGACGTGAAAAACGGCGTCATCGCTTCCCGGATCGCCGGCCATGCCGCCGATATCGCCAAAGGCGTCAAAGGCGCCGCCGATTGGGACCGGAAGATGGCCGAAGCCCGGAAACGGCTGGATTGGGAAGCTCAGGCCGAGCTTTCGATCGATCCCGAACTCAGCCGACGGCGGCACGGCGCTCTTCGTTCAGCCGGCAGCGCCTGCGCCATGTGCGGTGAATTTTGCGCCATGGAGATGGCGGAAAAATACCTGGGGATCAAGACCGCCCGGTGTTAA
- a CDS encoding site-2 protease family protein, whose protein sequence is MDSGFNLGHIFGIRFRVHYSWFFIFLLITVFLAQQVFPVAVPRENTSTYWIMGAVTSLLFFFSVLFHETSHSLVGRANGIPVSSITLFLFGGAAQMTREPASAGAEMKMALAGPMSSLGLAAAFWMIYSFYLGIENTVAAMALWLAQINLIVAVFNLLPGFPLDGGRVFRGLWWHFRRDYEGATRVAVFAGRITGFLIIGAGLYFIVYYRDWLAGVWLAVLGWYLESAARTSLKQFELQIWLKGKKVSEVVNKECPVVAENTTVAQLRQEHPGRRCFWVEAEGTISGAVFLPGKGDDLELKIISDLAQPIAGAIEVGPDTDLLVLVQEFNETGKDVALVTGYEERGLVFLDELVELVNRQRNQGVGNTGTGGK, encoded by the coding sequence TTGGATAGCGGTTTCAACCTGGGCCATATTTTCGGTATTCGATTCCGCGTCCATTACTCCTGGTTTTTCATTTTTCTCCTTATCACCGTATTTTTAGCCCAGCAGGTATTCCCGGTCGCCGTTCCCCGGGAGAACACCTCAACTTACTGGATCATGGGAGCGGTGACTTCGCTCCTGTTCTTCTTTTCAGTCCTGTTCCATGAAACATCACACAGCCTGGTTGGCCGAGCCAACGGCATACCGGTAAGCAGCATCACCCTGTTCTTGTTCGGCGGAGCGGCCCAGATGACCCGGGAGCCGGCCTCAGCCGGCGCGGAGATGAAAATGGCCCTGGCCGGGCCGATGTCCTCGCTGGGCCTGGCTGCCGCCTTTTGGATGATCTATTCCTTCTACCTGGGCATTGAGAACACCGTGGCGGCGATGGCATTGTGGCTGGCCCAGATCAATCTGATCGTGGCTGTTTTTAATCTGCTGCCGGGTTTTCCGCTGGACGGAGGCCGGGTATTCCGTGGCTTGTGGTGGCATTTCCGGCGCGACTACGAAGGGGCGACCAGGGTGGCCGTTTTTGCCGGCCGGATAACCGGCTTTCTTATCATCGGCGCCGGCCTGTATTTTATCGTTTATTATCGCGACTGGTTGGCCGGTGTCTGGCTGGCGGTGCTTGGCTGGTATTTGGAAAGTGCTGCCCGAACCAGCCTCAAGCAATTCGAACTGCAAATATGGCTTAAGGGGAAGAAGGTGTCGGAGGTGGTGAACAAGGAGTGCCCGGTGGTCGCGGAGAACACAACCGTCGCTCAATTGAGGCAAGAGCATCCCGGCCGGCGCTGTTTCTGGGTAGAAGCGGAAGGGACGATTTCCGGTGCGGTATTTTTACCCGGGAAGGGTGATGACCTTGAACTTAAGATAATCAGCGACCTGGCGCAGCCGATAGCGGGTGCCATTGAAGTTGGCCCCGACACCGACCTGCTGGTTCTGGTGCAGGAATTTAATGAAACGGGCAAGGATGTTGCCCTGGTAACCGGTTACGAAGAACGAGGGCTTGTATTCCTCGATGAACTGGTAGAACTGGTTAACCGGCAGAGAAATCAGGGGGTTGGAAATACCGGGACCGGAGGAAAATGA
- a CDS encoding GreA/GreB family elongation factor → MSPENTNKPLTLTEAAVAYLASLSAAKRQVMTPAVMNFVRWYGGNHTLNNLSAPKLADYAAAQPAGEEAAAKLKAVKEMLSYSVKNGWIEASLGAHVKLKKSPLRSVSAARKPAKVEQLVLTTAKKAEMDNELAALKEKRFHVVEDIKRAAADKDLKENAPYHAAREEKAKLDGKVEELALLLKHAIVNDDETRAGGTKAELGRKITIKDVATGSTSTYTLVIPREVSPKSGRISPVSPIGKAVSGRAVGDTVDVIAPSCVVRYIIESIE, encoded by the coding sequence ATGTCTCCCGAAAACACAAACAAACCCCTAACGCTCACGGAAGCTGCCGTGGCTTACCTGGCGTCCTTGTCTGCTGCCAAGCGCCAGGTTATGACGCCAGCGGTGATGAATTTTGTGCGCTGGTACGGCGGCAATCATACCTTGAATAATCTGTCCGCGCCCAAATTGGCGGATTACGCGGCCGCGCAACCGGCGGGAGAAGAAGCTGCTGCTAAATTGAAAGCCGTCAAGGAGATGCTCAGTTATTCAGTGAAGAACGGTTGGATCGAAGCAAGCCTGGGGGCACATGTCAAGCTTAAAAAATCCCCGTTGAGATCGGTGAGTGCCGCCCGAAAGCCGGCAAAGGTTGAACAACTGGTCTTGACCACCGCAAAAAAGGCCGAGATGGATAACGAACTGGCGGCTTTAAAAGAAAAGCGTTTTCACGTAGTTGAAGATATTAAGCGGGCTGCGGCGGACAAAGACCTGAAGGAGAATGCCCCCTACCATGCTGCCCGCGAGGAAAAGGCTAAATTGGACGGGAAGGTCGAGGAATTGGCATTGCTGCTCAAGCATGCCATCGTCAATGACGATGAAACCCGTGCCGGAGGCACAAAAGCAGAACTTGGACGAAAAATCACCATCAAGGATGTGGCCACCGGGTCAACGTCGACATATACGCTGGTGATACCGCGTGAAGTTAGTCCCAAAAGCGGGCGGATCTCGCCGGTCTCCCCGATTGGCAAAGCCGTATCGGGACGCGCCGTCGGAGACACCGTCGACGTAATTGCGCCGTCCTGTGTCGTACGTTACATCATCGAGTCAATCGAATAG
- a CDS encoding site-2 protease family protein, with protein sequence MRSSFRLGRILGIEIGIHVSWLFIFAFLTWSLAAGYFPLENVLPGRDNLTYWLLGAVSSLSLFISVLAHELGHSVVARRNGIPVKNITLFIFGGASNITKEAETPGAEFRMAVTGPMVSFALSAIFFTVFFATGREATALNAVVVYLAQINLILGVFNLLPGFPLDGGRVFRSILWKVLKDEPKATRIAAGSGQVIAYIFIFGGIALAFIVGIGGLWLALIGWFLASAASASYQQSVLTEALKGAKVKEITNSSILSATDDITVEQAMSTMLSHNQRALPLITDGRMTGLVTLTDIKKVPKESWPHEQVNRIMTPATEVQSVSPEDDLTVVLELLQSAGYNQLPVMEKGKFRGLVSRAELLQYIQLKHDLAK encoded by the coding sequence ATGCGGTCATCATTCCGCTTGGGACGCATTCTTGGCATCGAGATCGGCATCCATGTTTCATGGTTGTTTATTTTTGCTTTTCTAACGTGGTCCCTGGCGGCCGGATATTTTCCGCTGGAAAACGTTCTGCCCGGTCGTGACAACTTAACCTACTGGCTTCTGGGCGCCGTATCCTCACTGAGCCTGTTTATCTCGGTACTGGCGCATGAACTGGGCCATTCGGTCGTCGCCAGGCGCAATGGTATTCCGGTGAAGAACATCACCCTGTTTATTTTCGGCGGGGCATCCAATATTACCAAGGAGGCGGAGACGCCTGGCGCGGAGTTCCGCATGGCTGTCACCGGGCCGATGGTCAGTTTCGCCTTGTCCGCCATATTTTTTACCGTATTCTTCGCAACTGGTAGAGAGGCAACTGCGCTTAACGCCGTGGTCGTTTACCTGGCTCAGATCAACCTCATTCTCGGTGTTTTCAATCTTCTGCCGGGATTCCCGCTGGATGGCGGCCGGGTTTTCAGGTCGATCCTTTGGAAGGTTCTGAAAGATGAACCCAAGGCTACCCGGATAGCGGCCGGCTCCGGCCAGGTGATCGCCTATATTTTCATCTTCGGCGGTATCGCTCTGGCTTTCATCGTCGGTATAGGGGGTTTGTGGCTGGCTCTTATCGGTTGGTTCCTTGCTTCGGCCGCTTCGGCCAGTTACCAGCAGTCGGTGTTGACGGAAGCGCTGAAAGGCGCCAAGGTGAAGGAGATCACGAACTCATCTATCCTTTCGGCAACGGATGACATCACCGTGGAGCAGGCCATGTCCACCATGCTGAGCCATAACCAGCGTGCTTTGCCCTTGATCACAGACGGACGGATGACCGGCTTGGTGACGTTGACCGACATCAAGAAAGTTCCCAAAGAATCATGGCCGCATGAACAGGTCAACCGGATCATGACCCCGGCCACCGAAGTGCAATCGGTTTCACCTGAAGATGATCTCACCGTTGTTTTGGAACTACTGCAGAGTGCCGGATACAATCAGCTGCCGGTAATGGAAAAAGGGAAGTTCCGAGGACTGGTGTCCCGGGCCGAACTCCTGCAATACATCCAATTGAAACATGACTTAGCCAAATAG
- a CDS encoding DUF4870 domain-containing protein gives MEKTSTGLQENVAGLLCYLGAWVTGIIFLILEPKNRFVRFHAVQSIVVFGVLSVAGTMLGFIPFTGWIMSSFLGVLSFILWIVLMVKAYQGEYYKLPVAGDLAEQLLGKL, from the coding sequence GTGGAGAAAACCTCAACGGGTCTGCAGGAAAACGTCGCCGGACTGCTATGCTATCTTGGCGCCTGGGTCACGGGAATCATCTTTCTGATCCTGGAACCTAAAAACCGCTTCGTCCGATTCCACGCCGTCCAGTCGATAGTGGTTTTCGGGGTTTTATCCGTCGCCGGCACGATGCTGGGATTCATCCCCTTCACCGGTTGGATCATGAGCAGTTTTTTGGGTGTGTTGTCATTTATTCTTTGGATAGTGCTGATGGTAAAAGCGTATCAAGGGGAGTATTACAAGTTACCGGTGGCCGGTGATCTGGCGGAGCAACTTCTCGGAAAATTGTAG
- a CDS encoding response regulator transcription factor encodes MKALMIEDDPQIVDSVAWAFRMRWPDMEFLSTDSGVQGITMAREQKPDVIILDLGLPDISGFEALKGIRKFSDLPIIILTARKDEFDIVKGLEAGADDYLVKPFKQMELLSRIKALLRRSSAPGPDSALTVGELRLSPATGILHFQNREIPLTRTEEIIMSKLMQHAGGVVTYATLAEALWNDFYPDCVAALRVYIRQLRQKIEQDIDNPKLIMNKHGVGYMLMVPGLTPG; translated from the coding sequence ATGAAGGCATTAATGATCGAGGATGATCCTCAAATCGTTGATTCGGTAGCCTGGGCATTCCGGATGCGCTGGCCGGATATGGAATTTCTATCAACAGACTCCGGCGTCCAGGGTATTACCATGGCCCGTGAACAGAAACCGGACGTGATCATTCTTGACCTGGGTTTGCCGGATATCAGCGGATTCGAAGCGTTGAAAGGTATCCGGAAGTTTTCCGACCTGCCGATCATCATCCTTACCGCCCGTAAAGATGAGTTCGATATCGTCAAAGGCCTCGAGGCGGGTGCCGATGATTACCTGGTCAAGCCGTTCAAGCAGATGGAACTGCTCTCCCGGATCAAGGCTCTCCTGCGCCGTTCGTCCGCGCCGGGACCGGATTCAGCGCTTACTGTCGGCGAGCTACGATTATCGCCCGCCACAGGCATTCTCCATTTTCAGAATAGAGAAATACCGTTGACACGTACCGAAGAGATCATCATGAGTAAACTGATGCAACACGCCGGTGGAGTAGTCACCTACGCCACACTTGCCGAAGCCCTTTGGAACGATTTTTATCCCGACTGCGTCGCGGCGCTAAGAGTGTATATCCGCCAATTGCGCCAAAAGATAGAACAGGATATCGACAATCCAAAACTGATCATGAATAAACATGGCGTGGGGTACATGTTGATGGTGCCGGGCTTAACACCCGGTTAG